The Streptomyces cathayae DNA segment TCTGAGATAGCCTCAGCCTCATGTCAGACGACTACCTCGTACGCATCGGTAAGCTCATCCGTGACGCCCGGCAGCACCGCGGCTGGACGCAGGCGCAACTGGCGGAGGCTCTCGGCACCAGCCAGAGCGCCGTCAACCGCATCGAGCGCGGCAACCAGAACATCAGTCTTGAGATGATCGCCCGCATCGGCGAAGCACTCGACAGCGAGATCGTCTCTCTGGGCTACGCCGGCCCCATGCATCTGCGGGTCGTCGGCGGCCGCCGCCTCTCGGGTGCCATCGATGTGAAGACGAGCAAGAACGCGTGCGTGGCACTGCTGTGCGCCTCCCTGCTCAACAAGGGCCGCACGGTGCTGCGCCGCGTCGCCCGCATCGAGGAGGTGTACCGCCTCCTGGAGGTGCTGGGCTCCATCGGCGTCCGTACCCGGTGGATCAACGACGGCGTCGACCTGGAGATCGTGCCGCCCGCCACGCTGGACCTGGACTCCATCGACGCGGCCGCGGCCCGCCGCACCCGCTCGATCATCATGTTCCTCGGCCCCCTGCTGCACCGCCAGGACCGCTTCATGCTGCCGTACGCGGGCGGCTGCGACCTCGGCACCCGTACCGTCGAGCCGCACATGATCGCGCTGCGCCGGTTCGGCCTGGAGATCGCCGCGACCGAGGGGCAGTACCACGCGGTGGTGGACCGCACCGTGCGCCCGGACCGGCCGATCGTGCTGACCGAACGCGGGGACACGGTCACCGAGAACGCGCTGCTGGCCGCCGCCCGGCACGACGGCGTCACCGTCATCCGCAACGCCTCCTCCAACTACATGGTCCAGGACCTGTGTTTCTTCCTGGAGGCGCTGGGCGTCAAGGTCGAGGGCATCGGCACCACCACGCTCACCGTGCACGGCATGCACACCATCGACGTCGACGTGGACTACTCCCCCTCCGAGGACCCGGTCGAGGCGATGAGCCTGCTCGCCGCGGCCGTCGTCACCGAGTCCGAGCTGACGGTGCGCCGGGTGCCGATCGAGTTCCTGGAGATCGAGCTCGCGGTCCTGGAGGAGATGGGCCTCGACCACGACCGCAGCCCCGAGTACGTCGCCGACAACGGCCGCACCCGGCTGGTCGACCTCACGGTCCGGCCCTCCAAGCTGGAGGCGCCGATCGACAAGATCCACCCGATGCCGTTCCCGGGCCTGAACATCGACAACGTCCCGTTCTTCGCGGCGATCGCGGCGGTCGCGCAGGGCCAGACCCTCATCCACGACTGGGTCTACGACAACCGCGCCATCTACCTGACCGACCTCAACCGCCTCGGCGGCCGCCTCCAACTCCTGGACCCCCACCGGGTCCTGGTCGAGGGCCCCACCCGCTGGCGCGCCGCCGAGATGATGTGCCCCCCGGCCCTGCGCCCCGCCGTGGTCGTCCTCCTGGCCATGATGGCGGCGGAGGGCACGTCGGTCCTGCGCAACGTGTATGTCATCAACCGTGGTTACGAGGACCTGGCCGAACGGCTGAACTCGGTCGGGGCCCAGATCGAGATCTTCCGGGACATCTGAAAGCCTTCAGAAAAAGTTCCACCATACCCCTCCTGACCTGCATAAATTCGAGGCGGGAGGGGAGGTGGCGGAACCTCTGGGATTTTTCTGGAACTTTTGGCCGGGACCGAAGGCCTCCGGTCGCTGCGCACTCGACCTGATGCGTCATCGGAGAGGTGTCGGCCTGAGCGAGTCACGGAAAAGGCCAGGTCAGGACTAGTTTCTCGACTCGCTGCCCAGCGTGCAGGCGCCCAGAGCGTCATGACCAACAGTCCATTCCTCGTCTTCGGACGGAACGGACCGCCACGCCCAGCGCACCTGCACCAGCCCGCTCCCGTTGACTCCGGACACAAGCTCGCACATCATGACCCGGGCCACTTCTCCGGCCGCCATAAGGGACTCATGCCCTCCAGCCCACAGCACCCCGCACCCGCGCCGAGCGACCTCTCGGGCCCGGTCGCCGAGGACCTCGCGCTGTACCGGGAGAAGTTCCGACGGCGTCTGCCGGAGTCACTGGACGAGTTGCACGGCCCGACCCACCGGGTCGTGGAGCTACCGCTGCACATGGCCTGGTCCGGGATGACCTCGTACGACATGGGCAAGCCTCGCCAGCGCATGGGCCTGTACCGCACCGTCCTGCACGAGGGCCTGCGCGACGACCTGCCCCGCTACCTCAACCAGGACCTGCTCCTCCAGCTGTGGCCGGTGCTGCGCACACTCGTCGGCCGCACCGTGCGCACCGTGTGGGAGGACGCCTTCCCCCAGCTCGCCTCCCGCAGCCGGGCCGCCGCGTGACGGATTACCGTGCGCGCAGTTGTTCGTACAGGCCGACCCAGCTGGCCGGTGAAGAGCCTGGACATCACGAACCCATCGCCGAGTTTTCACCTTGTACACATCGGCGTCCGACCCCGGACGCCGCGACGCCGCACGCTGCTCCCCCTCAGCGGGGTCGGGCGTAGTCGATCTCTTTGAAGCGCGGGCTCATCCCATGCATCTTTCTGTGCCACGGCTGTCGGCATGTGACATCGGTTCTGCTGCCTCGCTGTGGCTCAGGCGTCGATGATGACGGGGATGATGAGGGGCTTGCGGCGATGGGCGCGGAACGCCCAGTTCGCCACGGCGCGGGCGAGGAGCTGTTCGAGTTGGCGCGCGTCCCCGACGCCCTCCTCGGCCGCGGTGGCCAGGGTCTTCTCGATGACGGGGACGACCGGCTCGAAGGTGGCGTCGTCGTGGACGAAGCCGCGGGCCAGGAAGTCGGGGGCCTCGGCGAGGGCGCCGGTGTCCGCGTCGACGATCGCCACCACCGTGACCACGCCTTCCTCTGCGAGGGTGAGGCGGTCCTTGAGGGACGCTTCGGTGGCGCCGCCGACTTCCATGCCGTCCACGTACACGTTGCCGGCGGGGACCTTGCCGGTGATGGACGCGCGCCCGTCGACGAGGTCGACGACGACGCCGTCCTCGGCGATGACGACCCGGTCGGGGTCCACGCCGGTACGGATGGCGAGGTCGCCGTTGGCCCGCAGATGGCGCCATTCGCCGTGCACGGGCATGACGTTGCGGGGGCGGACGATGTTGTAGCAGTAGACGAGTTCGCCGGCGCTGGCGTGCCCGGAGACGTGCACCTTGGCGTTGCCCTTGTGGACCACATGGGCGCCCCACCGGGTGAGTCCGTTGATCACCCGGTAGATGGCGTTCTCGTTGCCGGGGATGAGGGAGCTGGCGAGCAGGACGGTGTCGCCCTTGCCGATGCGGATCATGTGGTCGCGGTTGGCCATCCGCGACAGCGCGGCCATCGGTTCGCCCTGGGAGCCGGTGCACACCAGAGCGATCTTGTGGTCCGGGAGCTTCTCCAGCTCCTTCGTGCTCACGACCAGACCGGACGGGACCTTCAGATAGCCCAGGTCCCGGGCGATGCCCATGTTGCGGACCATCGACCGGCCGACGAAGGCGACCTTGCGGCCGTGCTGGTGGGCGGCGTCCAGGACCTGCTGGATGCGGTGCACGTGGCTGGCGAAGCTGGAGACGATGACCCGGCGCGGCGCGGTGCGCATCACCTGCTCGATCGCCGGGTTCAGCTCACGCTCGGAGGTGGTGAAGCCGGGTACTTCGGCGTTGGTGGAGTCGGTGAGGAACAGGTCCACGCCCTCCTCGCCGAGCCGGGCGAAGGCGCGCAGATCGGTGATGCGGTCGTCGAGAGGGAACTGGTCCATCTTGAAGTCGCCGGTGTGCAGCACCATCCCGGCGCCGGTGCGGATCGCGACCGCGAGGCTGTCCGGGATGGAGTGGTTGACCGCCACGAACTCGCAGTCGAAGGGCCCGAAGCCGCGCCGATCGCCCTCCTTCACCCGCACCGTGCGCGGCCGGATGCCGTGTTCCTTGAGCTTGGCCTCCAGGAACGCCAGCGTCAGCTTGGAGCCGACGACGGGAATGTCGGAGCGCTCGCGCAGCAGGTACGGCACACCGCCGATGTGGTCCTCGTGGCCGTGGGTGAGGACCACGGCCACGATGTCGTCCAGCCGGTCCCGGATCGAGGTGAAGTCCGGCAGGATCACGTCCACGCCGGGCTGGGTCTCCTCAGGGAACAGCACCCCGCAGTCGACGATGAGCAGCTTGCCGGCGTGCTCGAAGACGGTCATGTTGCGGCCGATCTCACCCAGGCCGCCCAGGGCGATGACCCGCAGCCCTCCTTCGGGCAGGGGCGGGGCGGCTTTCAGCTCGGGGTGCGGATGACTCATACCTTGACGCTACCGGAGAGTGGGGCGTGGTGATCCATTGCCTGTGTGATCTCTTCCTCCCGACAGGGTCGGGGCACCCGCACCGGGTGCCCCGGATCGATCGGATCACGCCGACGGCCAGGACAGGGACTGGTGAAGGCGGTACCGCCTTCCGTGTCCTGTGGGTCAACGCTCCCCGCTGGCTGTACACCCCCTGCTACCTGGCCCTGGGGGGCACCGGTGCGTTGCCCGTCCGACTTCTTGCACACCGCCGGAGCGGCCGTAGTCACCCTGGTAGTGACCGGCGGTCTCCTCTACAGCGCGGGCGCGGTGGTCCACGTCGTCCAACGCCCCGACCCCTCGCCCCGCTGGTTCGGCTTCCACGAGGTGTTCCACGCTTTGACCGTGGCGGCCTTCACCGCGCACTACATCGTCATTTCCCTCGCCGCCTATTGACCACAACAGCAGCGCATTCACTCCTGCGGCACGGTGCTCTCGCCGCACTCGCGGCCCCATCAGCGGCTGCGGCCGTATGGGGGATGTCCTGGAGGGGAGGTGGCAAACGGCCACGTCGAACCCGTCGAGGGCGGCCGTTGTCGCGGCAGTTGGTGAGGAGGGCGAATACCCGGAACTTCGGGTACAGAGCATGCCGGCCGTCTCACCCGAGGTGGGCGCCGCGGCCGGGACCGGAGGCGAGGGAAAGGCCAGTGGAACCGTTCGGACACGAGGACCATCCCTGCGCGCCACAGCCCGGCCGTGCGCGGGTGTGAGGGCCCGCCGATGCCGGCGGGCCCGCTCACCTCAGGCTGCGGCCGATGGACTGGACGATTCGCCGGCGCGGTGGTGTTCGGCGTTGATGCGCTGCGCTTCTTCGAGCTGGTCTTCGAGGATGATGATCCGGCATGCGGCCTCGATCGGGGTGCCCTGGTCGACGAGCTCACGCGCGCGGGCCGCGATGCGCAGTTGGTAGCGGGAGTAGCGGCGGTGTCCGCCCTCGGAGCGCAGTGGTGTGATCAGTCGCGCTTCGCCGATGGCGCGGAGAAAGCCGGGAGTGGTACCGAGCAGCTCGGCGGCCCGGCCCATCGTGTAGGCGGGGTAGTCGTCGTCGTCGAGACGGCTCAGCGATTCATCTGCTGTCATCTCACCTCTCTGTAGAACGCGTGGAGGGGCCTTGGTGCCGTACGGCACCAAGGCCCCGAAGGAACTGCAACACCATCTGCCGGCCCTAGTGCTGCGCCAGCCTTCTGTTTCCGCACAGCCGCCCGATACTCCGACGGGGGTGCGGGGATCGCGGATGCGTGACCGGAGACCACCTACCTATCGATGTCCTCGGTACCCGGGCTTCGCGTCTTCCGCCCGGGCGATCCTGATGGCGCTCGACTCCTCCGTTCTTCCCTCTGAACCAATCACTTACCAAACGGGAACTGCCGCTTGTACTGCTGATACCGCGAACTGCTGGTGGCCTCGCACAGCGCCACCTCCGGCAGCCGATCCCGTCGCCCGTCCTGCGTCCAATCTGGCTTGGAACCCCACTGCCGAACCCCCGGCACGCGCGTCCGCAGCCCGACGCCTTCACCGAGGGCACCGCTCGATACAGCACTGCTGGTACTGCAACCGCATCGACTGCGGTCCTGCTCACGGCGGCCCCTCGTCACTGCGGGCCACCCGGTCCGGTCGTCAGTCCCGTCGCCGTCGTACAACAACCTGGCTTCGAAACTCCACCACCGCACCGTCATGCGTGTACTGCTGCCCGGCAGTTCGTGTCTGCCGGGCCCTGCTCGATCTCGACTACGAGAGAAACCATAATCACGCAGGCGACGAATGTCTACTGCAGCAAGCATAGATTTGGTGCGCTCGACGATGAGGTATCCCCCTGAGCCGATCTGCGAAGGCTTGGGGCCGTCCGCAGCGCAGGTCCCACGCACGGATGAGACCCAGAGCCGCCCACCGGGCTTTCCCATGACGCCGCCGACCGGCGCGGCGCGTCGACCGCGATTCTCAGTCCCCTCCGGCAAGCACGGTGACTCCGGCGGATCGGCGGGCGGGGCACAGGCGGCGGGTGGGCAAGGGCCGGGCATGGACGATCCAGAGGCCAGGGTGACCCTGATGAACGCGATGTCCGTCACCGACACACCTGTCCGTTCCACCGCGGCCGTCGCCGACACACGTGATACCGCACGGGCCTTCCTCGAAGACCTGCGGCAGCCGACGATTACCCCGGGGAGCCGCGGACACCGCGGTCCTGATCGTGTCCGAACTCGTCACCAGCGCCCTGCGCCACAGTGGGGGCACCTGGACACCGGAACTGACGGCCCACCCGTTCCCCGTCGAGGTGGCCGTCCACGATCCCGACTCGCAGGCGCCGCACATGCGCACGCTTGACCTGTATTGCGGCACCGGGGAAGCCGTGTGCGCCCGTCTTACCGGGTAGTGCCACCACCTGGGCC contains these protein-coding regions:
- a CDS encoding ribonuclease J, giving the protein MSHPHPELKAAPPLPEGGLRVIALGGLGEIGRNMTVFEHAGKLLIVDCGVLFPEETQPGVDVILPDFTSIRDRLDDIVAVVLTHGHEDHIGGVPYLLRERSDIPVVGSKLTLAFLEAKLKEHGIRPRTVRVKEGDRRGFGPFDCEFVAVNHSIPDSLAVAIRTGAGMVLHTGDFKMDQFPLDDRITDLRAFARLGEEGVDLFLTDSTNAEVPGFTTSERELNPAIEQVMRTAPRRVIVSSFASHVHRIQQVLDAAHQHGRKVAFVGRSMVRNMGIARDLGYLKVPSGLVVSTKELEKLPDHKIALVCTGSQGEPMAALSRMANRDHMIRIGKGDTVLLASSLIPGNENAIYRVINGLTRWGAHVVHKGNAKVHVSGHASAGELVYCYNIVRPRNVMPVHGEWRHLRANGDLAIRTGVDPDRVVIAEDGVVVDLVDGRASITGKVPAGNVYVDGMEVGGATEASLKDRLTLAEEGVVTVVAIVDADTGALAEAPDFLARGFVHDDATFEPVVPVIEKTLATAAEEGVGDARQLEQLLARAVANWAFRAHRRKPLIIPVIIDA
- a CDS encoding helix-turn-helix domain-containing protein, which codes for MSDDYLVRIGKLIRDARQHRGWTQAQLAEALGTSQSAVNRIERGNQNISLEMIARIGEALDSEIVSLGYAGPMHLRVVGGRRLSGAIDVKTSKNACVALLCASLLNKGRTVLRRVARIEEVYRLLEVLGSIGVRTRWINDGVDLEIVPPATLDLDSIDAAAARRTRSIIMFLGPLLHRQDRFMLPYAGGCDLGTRTVEPHMIALRRFGLEIAATEGQYHAVVDRTVRPDRPIVLTERGDTVTENALLAAARHDGVTVIRNASSNYMVQDLCFFLEALGVKVEGIGTTTLTVHGMHTIDVDVDYSPSEDPVEAMSLLAAAVVTESELTVRRVPIEFLEIELAVLEEMGLDHDRSPEYVADNGRTRLVDLTVRPSKLEAPIDKIHPMPFPGLNIDNVPFFAAIAAVAQGQTLIHDWVYDNRAIYLTDLNRLGGRLQLLDPHRVLVEGPTRWRAAEMMCPPALRPAVVVLLAMMAAEGTSVLRNVYVINRGYEDLAERLNSVGAQIEIFRDI
- a CDS encoding MerR family transcriptional regulator; its protein translation is MTADESLSRLDDDDYPAYTMGRAAELLGTTPGFLRAIGEARLITPLRSEGGHRRYSRYQLRIAARARELVDQGTPIEAACRIIILEDQLEEAQRINAEHHRAGESSSPSAAA